One genomic region from Ammospiza caudacuta isolate bAmmCau1 chromosome 1, bAmmCau1.pri, whole genome shotgun sequence encodes:
- the SEC61G gene encoding protein transport protein Sec61 subunit gamma isoform X2, giving the protein MDQVMQFVEPSRQFVKDSIRLVKRCTKPDRKEFQKIAMATAIGFAIMGFIGFFVKLIHIPINNIIVGG; this is encoded by the exons ATGGATCAGGTAATGCAATTTGTGGAACCCAGCCGTCAGTTTGTGAAAGATTCCATACGACTTGTTAAGAGAtgcaccaagcctgacaggaAAG AGTTCCAGAAGATTGCTATGGCAACAGCAATAGGCTTTGCAATAATGGGATTTATTGGTTTCTTTGTCAAATTGATCCATATCCCAATCAACAATATAATTGT AGGTGGCTGA
- the SEC61G gene encoding protein transport protein Sec61 subunit gamma isoform X1 produces the protein MCVSLQAVMDQVMQFVEPSRQFVKDSIRLVKRCTKPDRKEFQKIAMATAIGFAIMGFIGFFVKLIHIPINNIIVGG, from the exons ATGTGTGTGTCTTTGCAGGCAGTCATGGATCAGGTAATGCAATTTGTGGAACCCAGCCGTCAGTTTGTGAAAGATTCCATACGACTTGTTAAGAGAtgcaccaagcctgacaggaAAG AGTTCCAGAAGATTGCTATGGCAACAGCAATAGGCTTTGCAATAATGGGATTTATTGGTTTCTTTGTCAAATTGATCCATATCCCAATCAACAATATAATTGT AGGTGGCTGA